A genomic segment from Gopherus evgoodei ecotype Sinaloan lineage chromosome 6, rGopEvg1_v1.p, whole genome shotgun sequence encodes:
- the F2RL1 gene encoding proteinase-activated receptor 2 isoform X1 — MRGRRWLQLLLLCAALVAAPVESQSNRTKGRSFIGQNVENKSASVKSYTVDDFATKILTGKLTTVFLPVVYITVFLIGLPSNAMALWVFFFRTKKKHPAVIYMANLALADLLFVFWFPLKIAYHINGNNWIYGEGLCKVLVGFFYGNMYCSILFMTCLSVQRYWVIVNPILHSRKKSELALAVSVAIWILIFLSTIPLYLVDQTAYISDLNITTCHDVLPQDVLACDMFNYFLSLAIGVFLFPAVLTAVAYILMIKTLNASITDVNIGKKRKRAVKLIIAVLSIYLICFIPSNILLVVHYSLIRDYGQSHVYASYITALCLSTLNSGIDPFIYYFVSKDFRDNLKNAFLCRSVRTAKRMQVSLSSSRYPKKSNSYSSSSNTTKTTY; from the exons ATGCGGGGGCGccgctggctgcagctgctgctcctgtgcGCGGCGCTTGTGGCCGCCCCAG TGGAAAGTCAATCCAACCGTACAAAGGGAAGAAGTTTTATTGGCCAAAACGTTGAAAATAAAAGTGCCTCTGTAAAATCATATACCGTGGATGACTTTGCTACAAAAATCCTTACTGGAAAACTGACTACAGTTTTCCTCCCTGTAGTCTACATCACTGTGTTTCTTATTGGTTTACCAAGCAATGCCATGGCTCTATGGGTCTTTTTCTTCAGAACCAAGAAGAAACATCCAGCTGTGATTTATATGGCTAACCTGGCACTAGCAGATCTTCTGTTTGTCTTCTGGTTCCCTCTGAAGATTGCATACCATATAAATGGCAACAACTGGATCTATGGTGAAGGACTTTGCAAAGTACTCGTTGGatttttttatggaaatatgtacTGCTCCATTCTTTTTATGACATGTCTCAGTGTCCAAAGGTACTGGGTCATAGTGAACCCCATACTACACTCAAGAAAGAAGTCTGAACTGGCACTAGCAGTTTCAGTTGCAATATGGATACTGATTTTCCTGAGCACCATTCCATTGTACCTTGTTGATCAAACTGCGTATATTTCAGATCTTAATATTACTACTTGTCACGATGTGTTGCCCCAGGATGTATTGGCTTGTGACATGTTTAATTATTTCCTTTCTCTAGCAATTGGAGTCTTCTTATTCCCAGCTGTTCTCACAGCTGTTGCCTACATACTAATGATTAAGACTTTGAATGCCTCCATTACAGATGTAAACATTGGAAAGAAACGGAAAAGAGCAGTCAAGCTCATTATTGCAGTACTATCCATATATCTTATCTGTTTTATACCTAGTAATATTCTACTTGTAGTGCACTATTCTCTGATCAGGGACTATGGCCAAAGTCACGTGTATGCCTCATATATAACAGCATTGTGTCTTTCCACTCTGAACAGTGGCATTGATCCATTCATCtattattttgtttcaaaagaCTTCAGAGACAACCTTAAAAATGCTTTCCTTTGCCGAAGTGTGCGAACTGCGAAGAGGATGCAAGTTTCTCTTTCATCAAGTAGATACCCTAAGAAATCCAACTCTTATTCTTCTAGTTCAAACACAACTAAGACAACTTACTAA
- the F2RL1 gene encoding proteinase-activated receptor 2 isoform X2 — MESQSNRTKGRSFIGQNVENKSASVKSYTVDDFATKILTGKLTTVFLPVVYITVFLIGLPSNAMALWVFFFRTKKKHPAVIYMANLALADLLFVFWFPLKIAYHINGNNWIYGEGLCKVLVGFFYGNMYCSILFMTCLSVQRYWVIVNPILHSRKKSELALAVSVAIWILIFLSTIPLYLVDQTAYISDLNITTCHDVLPQDVLACDMFNYFLSLAIGVFLFPAVLTAVAYILMIKTLNASITDVNIGKKRKRAVKLIIAVLSIYLICFIPSNILLVVHYSLIRDYGQSHVYASYITALCLSTLNSGIDPFIYYFVSKDFRDNLKNAFLCRSVRTAKRMQVSLSSSRYPKKSNSYSSSSNTTKTTY, encoded by the exons A TGGAAAGTCAATCCAACCGTACAAAGGGAAGAAGTTTTATTGGCCAAAACGTTGAAAATAAAAGTGCCTCTGTAAAATCATATACCGTGGATGACTTTGCTACAAAAATCCTTACTGGAAAACTGACTACAGTTTTCCTCCCTGTAGTCTACATCACTGTGTTTCTTATTGGTTTACCAAGCAATGCCATGGCTCTATGGGTCTTTTTCTTCAGAACCAAGAAGAAACATCCAGCTGTGATTTATATGGCTAACCTGGCACTAGCAGATCTTCTGTTTGTCTTCTGGTTCCCTCTGAAGATTGCATACCATATAAATGGCAACAACTGGATCTATGGTGAAGGACTTTGCAAAGTACTCGTTGGatttttttatggaaatatgtacTGCTCCATTCTTTTTATGACATGTCTCAGTGTCCAAAGGTACTGGGTCATAGTGAACCCCATACTACACTCAAGAAAGAAGTCTGAACTGGCACTAGCAGTTTCAGTTGCAATATGGATACTGATTTTCCTGAGCACCATTCCATTGTACCTTGTTGATCAAACTGCGTATATTTCAGATCTTAATATTACTACTTGTCACGATGTGTTGCCCCAGGATGTATTGGCTTGTGACATGTTTAATTATTTCCTTTCTCTAGCAATTGGAGTCTTCTTATTCCCAGCTGTTCTCACAGCTGTTGCCTACATACTAATGATTAAGACTTTGAATGCCTCCATTACAGATGTAAACATTGGAAAGAAACGGAAAAGAGCAGTCAAGCTCATTATTGCAGTACTATCCATATATCTTATCTGTTTTATACCTAGTAATATTCTACTTGTAGTGCACTATTCTCTGATCAGGGACTATGGCCAAAGTCACGTGTATGCCTCATATATAACAGCATTGTGTCTTTCCACTCTGAACAGTGGCATTGATCCATTCATCtattattttgtttcaaaagaCTTCAGAGACAACCTTAAAAATGCTTTCCTTTGCCGAAGTGTGCGAACTGCGAAGAGGATGCAAGTTTCTCTTTCATCAAGTAGATACCCTAAGAAATCCAACTCTTATTCTTCTAGTTCAAACACAACTAAGACAACTTACTAA
- the LOC115654009 gene encoding endogenous retrovirus group 3 member 1 Env polyprotein-like has translation MKPSFVFLLCMFSYSYGWENRFMQLGEIIADSFNLTNCWVCGGPGELNDWPWVAQPVQPKWWLSSLSIVHKETGRWTEDHGPWRLYSAGVGVFCLNRTRHEGRYMGESKCEWTLSLGFDCWDPYCRPYDCFKYQGRWNLTHVKLTNNSWVKCSYWNHRGDGCKAVGLDGYFDALFLSCQRDNTTNKHHVVRWYQWAWQHLNGTRVTHFRQFWASTNSPRFGCNCVWKAGAGAWKCDYCNPNVDKFLGGPIESGNALYYEEPGPADSPETWDGPFANGIWALKGHYWICGSYAYRRLPPNWSGICYIGYIRPLFFLLPQAQGNKLGVKVYDDLVREKWSLDSTLTAGSSQNWGAQEWPPERIIKHYGPATWNPSELVTGAREPIYNLNRIIRLQAILEIVTNQTAAALDLLADQSTQMRHAILQHHIALDYLLAEEGGLCAKLNESNCCLQIDDNGQAVKQLTKEIRKIAHVPVQTCGGWDTDWFTSWLPQWGWLQKGFLLFILFITILLTIACFTPCLIAVVRKLAGQVTYQQMMILYKPEGTEVQGP, from the coding sequence ATGAAGCCATCCTTTGTATTTCTGTTATGTATGTTCAGTTATTCATATGGTTGGGAAAATAGGTTTATGCAACTAGGGGAAATAATAGCAGATTCCTTTAATCTTACTAATTGCTGGGTATGTGGCGGTCCGGGAGAATTGAATGATTGGCCCTGGGTAGCTCAGCCGGTACAGCCCAAGTGGTGGCTAAGTAGCTTAAGCATAGTACATAAGGAAACGGGAAGGTGGACTGAGGATCATGGCCCTTGGCGACTCTATTCTGCTGGAGTAGGTGTCTTTTGCCTTAATCGAACAAGACATGAGGGAAGGTATATGGGGGAAAGTAAGTGTGAATGGACTTTATCTCTGGGATTTGATTGCTGGGATCCCTACTGTCGCCCATATGACTGTTTTAAGTACCAAGGACGATGGAACCTTACCCATGTAAAGCTAACTAACAATAGCTGGGTAAAATGTTCCTACTGGAATCACAGGGGCGATGGTTGTAAAGCAGTAGGATTGGATGGGTACTTTGATGCCCTCTTTCTAAGTTGCCAGCGAGATAACACCACTAACAAGCACCATGTGGTACGGTGGTATCAGTGGGCATGGCAACACCTTAATGGAACCCGAGTTACCCATTTTCGACAATTTTGGGCTAGTACCAATAGCCCAAGATTTGGTTGTAATTGTGTgtggaaggcaggggctggagcgtGGAAATGTGACTACTGTAACCCAAATGTAGACAAATTCCTAGGGGGACCTATAGAATCAGGTAACGCTTTATATTATGAGGAACCGGGCCCCGCCGATTCTCCTGAGACCTGGGATGGCCCCTTTGCCAATGGGATCTGGGCCTTAAAAGGCCACTATTGGATCTGTGGATCCTATGCTTATCGTAGATTGCCTCCAAACTGGTCGGGAATATGTTACATAGGATATATTAGGCCTCTATTCTTTTTATTACCTCAAGCCCAAGGAAATAAATTGGGAGTTAAAGTTTATGATGATTTAGTTAGAGAAAAATGGTCTTTGGATTCCACTTTAACCGCCGGAAGTTCCCAAAATTGGGGAGCTCAAGAATGGCCCCCTGAAAGAATCATCAAACATTATGGACCGGCCACCTGGAATCCCAGTGAGCTTGTAACTGGGGCCAGGGAACCAATTTATAATCTAAATCGAATTATTAGGCTACAGGCTATCTTGGAAATAGTAACCAACCAAACAGCTGCAGCACTAGACCTCTTGGCCGATCAATCAACTCAAATGAGACACGCAATTCTCCAGCACCACATAGCTCTTGACTATTTGCTAGCAGAGGAAGGGGGACTCTGTGCAAAACTTAATGAATCTAACTGCTGCTTACAAATAGACGATAATGGCCAGGCAGTAAAACAGTTAACtaaggaaataaggaaaatagcccatgtcccagtacagacctgcGGCGGTTGGGACACAGATTGGTTTACCTCCTGGCTACCACAATGGGGATGGTTACAAAAAGGTTTCCTCCTTTTTATACTCTTTATCACCATCCTATTAACAATTGCTTGCTTCACCCCGTGCTTAATTGCAGTGGTCCGAAAACTGGCTGGTCAAGTTACATATCAACAAATGATGATATTATACAAGCcggaaggaactgaggtgcaaGGCCCATaa